A single genomic interval of Melitaea cinxia chromosome 18, ilMelCinx1.1, whole genome shotgun sequence harbors:
- the LOC123662075 gene encoding mRNA export factor Gle1 has product MKMEDSSYSSLDEYTQSCSKKCDISISDTLADFGRLRISALTKAAEISPFVTEVTIGPRSPENKVKSKKNEDVTSNQNMQEYVDLIEDKIGEELRYSLLLKECEEKLQEDSEELCNNLLKKMISTYAEYKQRFWQKQKELKQKELEFRTRKVQMAQQLQENDNLTVLERVRLDEQKYEMINQQTIENMNRILDEQNKATIRFATITDSHTKICMCYNDITNLLQNEPQVKEILEKYVSSLNIIIAKITAIMDFCKTGTITDEEVKQSEILLLHIENIKQKIIEDIDLVKQQELLKKQMEEEEARQKKIQQLKEQEAKEAENARIQEVLAQQMKRAQSMFYSDKNYLIYEDLKNFLECYENSYKDLLENANLKKFRFDCQKAVNTPVNALSSVSGTHMRDKFDKLARLLRGERVQVLDTYVTASQHPQGLHYCTALLAKKIVRQGDLLVSSNPEAAYPLAAVTVALWSQFPEFGKLLEANFHRHCPYLVPMMLPQKEGQTDKEYYISRGYTYNDEGEVEKQDKFLKRMSGIFKLHCAIWIAKTPKFMNSSNPHGLRFAWQWLASFINLKPEPDISATLIHDFFTVCGSEFFKYYGKQCTKIIKLLSTEYLSILQNIDEGGPKTRFEVFLQNVLKTGHIPPPNGLLPPNTW; this is encoded by the coding sequence ATGAAAATGGAAGATTCATCTTATTCTAGTCTGGATGAGTACACGCAGAGCTGTAGTAAAAAATGTGATATAAGTATTTCTGATACGTTAGCCGACTTTGGAAGATTACGTATATCAGCATTAACAAAAGCAGCTGAAATAAGCCCCTTTGTCACAGAAGTTACTATAGGTCCAAGAAGTCcagaaaataaagttaaatcaaagaaaaatgAAGATGTGACATCAAATCAAAATATGCAAGAATATGTTGACTTAATAGAAGATAAAATTGGAGAGGAGTTACGTTACAGTTTATTACTTAAAGAATGTGAAGAGAAATTACAAGAGGATTCAGAagaattatgtaataatttgttaaaaaaaatgatttcaacATACGCAGAATACAAGCAAAGGTTTTGGCAAAAACAAAAAGAACTTAAACAGAAAGAACTAGAATTTAGAACTAGAAAAGTTCAAATGGCACAACAACTGCAAGAGAATGATAATTTGACAGTGTTAGAAAGAGTCAGGCTTGATGAACAGAAGTATGAAATGATTAACCAACAAACTATTGAGAACATGAACAGAATACTAGATGAACAAAATAAAGCAACTATAAGATTTGCCACTATTACGGACAGccatacaaaaatatgtatgtgttaCAATGATATAACAAATCTTCTTCAAAATGAACCACAAGTGAAGGAAATATTAGAAAAGTATGTCTCCTCactgaatattattattgcaaAGATAACTGCAATCATGGACTTCTGTAAAACAGGTACAATTACAGACGAGGAAGTTAAACAATCAGAAATATTGCTCTtacatattgaaaatataaaacaaaaaatcattgAAGACATTGACTTAGTAAAACAGCAAGAGTTATTGAAGAAACAAATGGAAGAAGAAGAAGCTAGACAAAAGaaaattcaacaattaaaaGAACAAGAGGCGAAAGAAGCAGAAAATGCTCGCATTCAGGAAGTTTTAGCTCAACAGATGAAGAGAGCTCAATCAATGTTTTATTctgataaaaattacttaatttatgaGGATCTTAAAAATTTCCTTGAATGTTATGAAAATAGCTACAAAGATTTGTTAGAAAATGCTAATTTGAAAAAGTTCAGGTTTGACTGCCAGAAAGCTGTGAACACTCCTGTCAATGCATTATCATCTGTAAGCGGTACACATATGAGGGACAAATTTGATAAATTGGCTAGATTACTAAGAGGTGAAAGAGTCCAAGTGCTGGATACATATGTTACAGCTTCACAGCACCCTCAAGGTTTACATTATTGTACTGCTCTGTTAGCTAAGAAGATTGTGAGACAAGGAGATCTCCTGGTGTCTAGCAACCCTGAAGCTGCTTATCCTTTAGCAGCAGTTACTGTTGCACTGTGGTCCCAATTCCCCGAATTCGGTAAACTATTAGAAGCTAACTTCCACAGACACTGTCCATATTTAGTACCTATGATGCTGCCTCAGAAAGAGGGACAAACAGacaaagaatattatatatcaaGAGGATATACCTATAATGATGAAGGCGAGGTTGAAAAACAggacaaatttttaaaacgcATGTCAGGTATATTTAAACTGCATTGTGCTATATGGATAGCTAAAACGCCGAAATTTATGAACTCTTCAAATCCTCATGGGCTACGTTTTGCATGGCAGTGGCTCGCATCTTTTATTAACCTAAAACCAGAGCCGGACATAAGTGCTACATTGattcatgatttttttacaGTGTGTGGTTCAGAATTTTTCAAGTACTATGGTAAacaatgtacaaaaataattaagttattaagcacggaatatttatctattttacaaaatattgatGAAGGTGGCCCTAAAACAagatttgaagtatttttacaaaatgtctTAAAGACTGGACACATTCCCCCACCTAATGGATTATTGCCACCGAATACTTGGTAA